In Streptomyces longhuiensis, the following proteins share a genomic window:
- a CDS encoding 3-oxoacyl-ACP reductase, with the protein MTENICRRLVGRTAVVTGAGSGIGLATARRLASEGANVVCADIDESAGKKAAEEVGGTFVQVDVTDAEQVEALFKTAYDTYGSVDIAFNNAGISPPDDDSILDTGLEAWKRVQEVNLTSVFLCCKAAIPYMRQQGKGSIINTASFVARMGAATSQISYTASKGGVLAMSRELGVQFAREGIRVNALCPGPVNTPLLQELFAKDPERAARRLVHIPVGRFADAEEIAAAVAFLASDDSSFVNATDFLVDGGISGAYVTPL; encoded by the coding sequence ATGACCGAGAACATTTGCCGCCGCCTCGTGGGCCGCACCGCCGTCGTCACCGGAGCCGGCAGCGGCATCGGCCTCGCCACCGCCCGCCGCCTCGCCTCCGAGGGCGCGAACGTGGTCTGCGCCGACATCGACGAGAGCGCCGGCAAGAAGGCCGCCGAAGAGGTCGGCGGCACCTTCGTCCAGGTCGACGTCACCGACGCCGAACAGGTCGAGGCCCTCTTCAAGACCGCGTACGACACCTACGGCTCGGTCGACATCGCCTTCAACAACGCCGGGATCTCGCCCCCCGACGACGACTCCATCCTGGACACGGGCCTGGAGGCCTGGAAGCGCGTCCAAGAGGTCAACCTCACGTCCGTCTTCCTGTGCTGCAAGGCCGCCATCCCCTACATGCGGCAGCAGGGCAAGGGCTCCATCATCAACACCGCCTCGTTCGTGGCACGGATGGGCGCGGCGACCTCCCAGATCTCGTACACGGCCTCCAAGGGCGGCGTCCTCGCCATGTCGCGTGAGCTCGGCGTGCAGTTCGCCCGCGAGGGCATCAGGGTCAACGCCCTGTGCCCAGGCCCGGTCAACACCCCGCTCCTCCAGGAGCTGTTCGCCAAGGACCCCGAGCGCGCCGCGCGCCGCCTCGTGCACATCCCGGTCGGCCGCTTCGCGGACGCCGAGGAGATCGCCGCCGCGGTGGCCTTCCTCGCCAGCGACGACTCCTCGTTCGTGAACGCCACCGACTTCCTCGTCGACGGCGGGATCTCGGGGGCGTACGTCACGCCTCTGTAG
- a CDS encoding glutamine synthetase family protein, protein MADRTAPLGVEELTSLVESGEIDTVVLAFPDMQGRLQGKRFAARFFLDEVLAHGTEGCNYLLAVDTEMNTVDGYEMSSWDRGYGDFAMHADLSTLRRVPWNDGTAMLIADLAWNDASPVVAAPRQILRRQLDRLAELGYTAHVGTELEFIVFKDTYEQAWDAGYKNLTPANQYNIDYSVLGTGRIEPLLRRIRNDMAAAGLVVESAKGECNPGQHEIVFRYDEALVTCDQHAIYKTGAKEIAAQEGVSLTFMAKFNEREGNSCHIHLSLQSIDEPGTNVMAGTADDPGGMSPVMRHFLAGQLAALRDFSLLYAPNVNSYKRFQPGSFAPTAAAWGYDNRTCALRVVGHGRSMRFENRLPGGDVNPHLAVAGLVAAGLYGIEQKLELPEECTGNAYTGEYEHVPTTLREAAELWENSPIAKAAFGDEVVAHYRNMARVELDAFDAAVTDWELRRSFERL, encoded by the coding sequence GTGGCAGACCGCACAGCCCCGCTCGGCGTCGAGGAGCTCACGTCCCTCGTCGAGAGCGGAGAGATCGACACTGTCGTCCTGGCCTTCCCCGATATGCAAGGGCGGCTCCAGGGCAAGCGGTTCGCCGCCCGCTTCTTCCTCGACGAGGTCCTCGCCCACGGCACGGAGGGCTGCAACTACCTCCTCGCCGTCGACACCGAGATGAACACGGTCGACGGATACGAGATGTCCTCCTGGGACCGCGGCTACGGCGACTTCGCCATGCACGCCGACCTCTCCACCCTGCGCCGCGTCCCCTGGAACGACGGCACCGCGATGCTCATCGCGGACCTGGCGTGGAACGACGCCTCACCCGTCGTGGCCGCGCCCCGCCAGATCCTGCGCCGCCAGCTCGACCGGCTCGCCGAACTCGGCTACACCGCCCACGTCGGCACGGAGCTCGAGTTCATCGTCTTCAAGGACACCTACGAGCAGGCCTGGGACGCGGGCTACAAGAACCTGACCCCCGCCAACCAGTACAACATCGACTACTCGGTCCTCGGCACCGGACGCATCGAGCCGCTCCTGCGCCGCATCCGCAACGACATGGCCGCGGCCGGCCTCGTCGTCGAGTCCGCCAAGGGCGAGTGCAACCCGGGCCAGCACGAGATCGTGTTCCGCTACGACGAGGCCCTCGTCACCTGCGACCAGCACGCCATCTACAAGACCGGCGCCAAGGAGATCGCGGCTCAGGAAGGTGTCTCGCTCACCTTCATGGCCAAGTTCAACGAGCGCGAGGGCAACTCCTGTCACATCCACCTCTCGCTCCAGTCCATCGACGAGCCCGGCACCAACGTCATGGCGGGCACCGCGGACGACCCCGGCGGAATGTCGCCGGTGATGCGGCACTTCCTCGCGGGCCAGCTCGCCGCGCTGCGCGACTTCTCGCTGCTCTACGCGCCCAACGTCAACTCGTACAAGCGGTTCCAGCCGGGCTCCTTCGCGCCGACCGCCGCCGCGTGGGGTTACGACAACCGCACCTGCGCGCTCCGCGTCGTCGGCCACGGCCGCTCGATGCGCTTCGAGAACCGCCTGCCCGGCGGCGACGTGAACCCGCACCTCGCGGTGGCCGGACTCGTGGCCGCCGGCCTGTACGGCATCGAGCAGAAGCTCGAACTGCCCGAGGAGTGCACCGGAAACGCCTACACCGGCGAGTACGAGCACGTTCCCACGACGCTGCGCGAGGCCGCCGAGCTGTGGGAGAACAGCCCCATCGCCAAGGCCGCGTTCGGCGACGAGGTCGTCGCGCACTACCGCAACATGGCGCGGGTCGAACTGGACGCGTTCGACGCCGCCGTCACCGACTGGGAACTCCGCAGGTCGTTCGAAAGGCTCTAG
- a CDS encoding aldehyde dehydrogenase family protein — protein MHDILNPATEEVIATIHATSRDQVDAAVLRAHRAQRGWAAAAPADRARLLRRFAAVVDEHVEELARLEVREAGHTIGNARWEAGNVRDLLDYAAGGVERLTGRQIPVAGGLDITILEPLGVVGVIAPWNFPMPIAAWGTAPALAAGNAVILKPAETTPLTALRLAELALEAGLPEYLFQVLPGAGDMAGAALVEHPGVAKIVFTGSTRVGKQIMAKCADQVKRVTLELGGKSPNIVFADADIEAAAAATPMSFLDNAGQDCCARTRILVQRSVHDRFLALLAPAIESVVVGDPADEKTQMGPLISKSQLDRVRSYVDGGAAAVRGSAPEGPGFWFPPTVLTETAADAPAAAEEVFGPVAVVLPFDDEADAIRLANATEYGLSGSLWTRDVGRALRVAGAVRAGNLSVNSHSSVRYSTPFGGYKQSGVGRELGPDALTAFTETKNVFISTESTEA, from the coding sequence GTGCACGACATCCTCAACCCGGCGACCGAAGAAGTCATCGCCACGATCCACGCGACCTCCCGCGACCAGGTCGACGCCGCGGTCCTGCGGGCCCACCGGGCGCAGCGCGGCTGGGCGGCCGCGGCCCCCGCCGACCGGGCCCGCCTCCTGCGCCGCTTCGCCGCCGTCGTCGACGAGCACGTCGAGGAACTCGCCCGCCTGGAGGTGCGCGAGGCCGGACACACCATCGGCAACGCCCGCTGGGAGGCCGGCAACGTCCGCGACCTGCTCGACTACGCGGCCGGGGGAGTGGAGCGCCTCACCGGCCGCCAGATCCCCGTCGCCGGCGGCCTCGACATCACGATCCTCGAACCCCTCGGCGTCGTCGGTGTCATCGCGCCCTGGAACTTCCCCATGCCGATCGCCGCGTGGGGCACGGCCCCGGCGCTCGCCGCCGGGAACGCGGTGATCCTCAAGCCCGCCGAGACGACCCCGCTCACCGCGCTCCGCCTCGCCGAACTCGCCCTGGAGGCAGGGCTTCCCGAGTACCTCTTCCAGGTCCTTCCCGGCGCGGGAGACATGGCGGGAGCCGCCCTCGTCGAGCACCCGGGCGTGGCCAAGATCGTGTTCACCGGCTCCACCCGCGTCGGCAAGCAGATCATGGCCAAGTGCGCCGACCAGGTGAAGCGCGTGACCCTCGAACTCGGCGGCAAGAGCCCGAACATCGTCTTCGCCGACGCCGACATCGAGGCGGCCGCCGCCGCGACCCCCATGTCGTTCCTCGACAACGCCGGCCAGGACTGCTGCGCGCGCACCCGCATCCTCGTACAGCGGTCCGTCCACGACCGGTTCCTCGCTCTGCTCGCGCCCGCGATCGAGTCCGTCGTCGTCGGCGACCCCGCCGACGAGAAGACCCAGATGGGCCCGCTCATCTCCAAGTCCCAGCTGGACCGCGTCCGTTCGTACGTCGACGGGGGAGCGGCCGCCGTGCGGGGCAGCGCCCCCGAGGGCCCCGGATTCTGGTTCCCGCCGACCGTCCTCACCGAGACGGCAGCCGACGCGCCCGCCGCCGCAGAGGAGGTCTTCGGGCCCGTCGCCGTCGTCCTCCCCTTCGACGACGAGGCCGACGCGATCCGGCTCGCCAACGCCACCGAGTACGGGCTCTCCGGGTCCCTGTGGACCCGCGACGTGGGGCGCGCCCTGCGGGTCGCCGGGGCGGTCCGCGCCGGGAACCTGTCGGTCAACTCCCACTCCAGCGTCCGCTACTCGACCCCGTTCGGCGGCTACAAGCAGTCCGGCGTCGGCCGCGAACTGGGCCCCGACGCCCTCACCGCCTTCACCGAGACCAAGAACGTCTTCATCAGCACGGAAAGCACGGAGGCCTGA
- a CDS encoding gamma-glutamyl-gamma-aminobutyrate hydrolase family protein, with protein sequence MGRPLIGVSTYLEAKASWGVWELPAALLPAGYPRLVQAAGGLAAMVPPDDPAYAPSVVARLDGLVVAGGPDVEPGRYGAVREDRTGPPAVERDAWELALIRAALASGKPLLGICRGMQLLNVALGGTLTQHIEGHVKDIGVFGTHAVTPVPGTRYGELVPEESDVPTYHHQAVDRLGRGLVASAHAADGTVEAVELQGLTWVLGVQWHPEMGEDARVMGGLIRAAARGGS encoded by the coding sequence ATGGGCAGGCCGCTGATCGGGGTCAGCACCTACTTGGAGGCGAAGGCGAGCTGGGGCGTGTGGGAGTTGCCCGCAGCGCTGCTGCCCGCCGGGTACCCGCGGCTCGTGCAGGCCGCCGGCGGCCTCGCCGCGATGGTGCCGCCGGACGACCCCGCGTACGCGCCCTCGGTGGTCGCCCGGCTCGACGGGCTCGTCGTCGCGGGCGGACCCGACGTGGAACCGGGCCGGTACGGCGCCGTGCGCGAGGACCGCACGGGGCCGCCCGCGGTCGAGCGGGACGCGTGGGAACTCGCCCTGATCCGCGCCGCGTTGGCGTCCGGCAAGCCGCTGCTCGGCATCTGCCGGGGCATGCAGCTCCTGAACGTGGCCCTCGGCGGCACGCTCACCCAGCACATCGAGGGGCACGTCAAGGACATCGGCGTCTTCGGGACGCACGCGGTGACGCCCGTGCCCGGGACGCGGTACGGCGAGCTGGTGCCCGAGGAGTCGGACGTGCCGACGTACCACCATCAGGCGGTCGACCGGCTCGGCCGGGGTCTGGTCGCGTCGGCCCACGCGGCGGACGGCACGGTCGAGGCGGTCGAACTGCAGGGCCTCACCTGGGTACTGGGCGTGCAGTGGCACCCCGAGATGGGCGAGGACGCACGGGTCATGGGCGGCCTGATCCGCGCGGCGGCGCGGGGCGGCTCCTGA
- a CDS encoding DUF2510 domain-containing protein, whose amino-acid sequence MSMTPPPGWYPDPTAPPTERWWDGAAWTEHRRQPQNTPAAPQAFGPPVEPPLPAMDPQRPPAAPGRRARTVALAAAGIVLVASIATGAVLLGRGGDDPHTRTAPTTSAPTPTDPTATASSAEPTPTEDASTAVDQLNGITLPVLDGWQKAENVVDDDMLITTPRTYDCPGDSGLCRHGTVVSRTVTGTDETSPEVIAKRDIKDAADASYDKNGINQQPFGGIESHQQIAARQTAVAGRAGYLVRWKVKTAKGPGGYVQSVVFPSSVGSESLVTVRITVDAGADAPPLSDMDRIVKGIEPAGDSGSDGGVGSSIGPTVTP is encoded by the coding sequence ATGAGCATGACGCCCCCGCCCGGCTGGTACCCGGACCCCACGGCCCCGCCCACCGAGCGCTGGTGGGACGGGGCCGCGTGGACCGAGCACCGGCGGCAGCCGCAGAACACCCCGGCCGCGCCGCAGGCCTTCGGGCCGCCCGTCGAGCCCCCGCTCCCGGCCATGGACCCGCAGCGCCCGCCCGCCGCACCGGGCCGACGGGCCAGGACCGTCGCCCTGGCCGCCGCCGGCATCGTGCTCGTCGCCTCCATCGCCACCGGCGCCGTACTGCTCGGCCGCGGCGGCGACGACCCCCACACCCGCACGGCACCCACCACGAGCGCCCCGACGCCCACGGACCCGACCGCCACCGCGAGCAGCGCCGAGCCCACCCCCACCGAGGACGCGTCCACCGCCGTCGACCAGCTCAACGGCATCACGCTCCCCGTCCTCGACGGCTGGCAGAAGGCCGAGAACGTCGTCGACGACGACATGCTGATCACCACCCCGCGCACCTACGACTGCCCCGGCGACTCGGGCCTGTGCCGGCACGGCACCGTCGTCTCCCGCACCGTCACCGGGACCGACGAGACCTCACCCGAAGTCATCGCCAAACGGGACATCAAGGACGCCGCGGACGCCTCGTACGACAAGAACGGCATCAACCAGCAGCCCTTCGGCGGCATCGAGTCGCACCAGCAGATCGCCGCCCGCCAGACCGCCGTCGCCGGGCGCGCCGGCTACCTCGTCCGCTGGAAGGTGAAGACCGCGAAGGGGCCCGGCGGTTACGTCCAGTCCGTCGTCTTCCCCTCCAGCGTCGGCTCCGAGTCCCTGGTGACCGTCCGCATCACCGTCGACGCAGGCGCGGACGCGCCGCCGCTCTCCGACATGGACCGCATCGTCAAGGGCATCGAGCCGGCCGGTGACAGCGGGTCGGACGGCGGCGTGGGCAGCAGCATCGGCCCCACCGTCACGCCGTAG
- a CDS encoding FadR/GntR family transcriptional regulator, translating to MSHTDGDDRLTPVLRPVRAGNGFEEALEQILQVVRLGLVPGGERLPSERELADRLGISRVTLREVLKVLQDQGLVESRRGRYGGTFVVARTGAPGEDELRRRLKDVDVEDALRFREVLEVGAAGLCAAHGLTDGQAERLRDALARTHDAPLADYRRLDTLLHLTLAELCGSPSLRAQYAAVRATVNDLLDCIPLLVRNLEHSQRQHTALVEAVLDGDADGAREMMREHCAGTAALLRGFLT from the coding sequence ATGTCGCACACGGATGGCGACGACCGGCTCACGCCGGTGCTGCGGCCCGTGCGGGCGGGCAACGGATTCGAGGAGGCCCTGGAGCAGATCCTCCAGGTCGTCCGGCTCGGCCTGGTGCCGGGGGGTGAACGCCTGCCCTCCGAGCGGGAGTTGGCGGACCGGCTCGGCATCAGCAGGGTGACGCTGCGCGAGGTCCTGAAGGTGCTCCAGGACCAGGGCCTGGTGGAGTCGCGGCGCGGGCGCTACGGCGGGACGTTCGTGGTGGCGCGCACGGGCGCGCCGGGCGAGGACGAGCTGCGCCGCCGCCTCAAGGACGTGGACGTCGAGGACGCGCTGCGCTTCCGGGAGGTCCTGGAGGTCGGCGCGGCCGGCCTGTGCGCCGCTCACGGCCTCACGGACGGACAGGCAGAGCGGCTGCGCGACGCCCTCGCGCGCACCCATGACGCGCCCCTCGCCGACTACCGCCGGCTCGACACGCTGCTGCATCTCACGCTCGCCGAGCTGTGCGGGTCACCCTCGCTCAGGGCGCAGTACGCGGCGGTGCGCGCGACGGTGAACGACCTCCTCGACTGCATCCCGCTCTTGGTACGGAACCTGGAGCATTCACAGCGCCAGCACACGGCCCTGGTGGAGGCGGTGCTCGACGGGGACGCGGACGGCGCGCGGGAGATGATGCGCGAGCACTGCGCCGGCACGGCCGCTCTCCTGCGGGGCTTCCTGACCTGA
- a CDS encoding amino acid deaminase/aldolase: MTPRAADRARYDRATAHLDAPVAIVDLDAFDANADDLVRRAGGKPIRVASKSVRCRALLERVLARDGFAGIMSFTLAESLWLARSGFEDVLLAYPSADRTAFAELAHDPKLAAAVTVMVDDPAQLRLIDDARDGGREEVRVCLELDTSWQVLGGRVRVGARRSPLRSPAQVADMARSVARRPGFRLVGLMAYEGHVAGVGDAVAGRPVRSRAIRLMQTAARKELAVRRAEVVRAVRTVAPDLEFVNGGGTGSVQHTAAERAVTEIAAGSGLYVPRLFDNYTSFTGRPSALFAQPVVRRPGVGVVTVLGGGYPASGAPGADRLPVPYLPEGLRYDPQEGPGEVQTPLLGAPADDLLIGDKVWFRHAKAGELCERFDVLRLVEGDAVTASVPTYRGEGYTFL, translated from the coding sequence ATGACACCCCGCGCAGCCGACAGGGCCCGCTACGACCGGGCCACCGCTCATCTCGACGCCCCGGTCGCGATCGTCGATCTGGACGCGTTCGACGCCAACGCGGACGACCTGGTGAGGCGGGCGGGCGGAAAGCCGATCCGCGTCGCGAGCAAGTCGGTGCGCTGCCGGGCTCTTCTCGAACGGGTCCTGGCGAGGGACGGTTTCGCCGGGATCATGTCGTTCACGCTCGCGGAGTCCCTGTGGCTGGCGCGGTCCGGTTTCGAGGACGTGCTGCTCGCGTATCCGTCGGCGGACCGGACCGCTTTCGCGGAGCTCGCGCACGACCCGAAGCTGGCGGCGGCGGTCACGGTGATGGTCGACGACCCGGCCCAGCTGCGGCTGATCGACGACGCGCGGGACGGCGGGCGCGAGGAGGTCAGGGTCTGTCTGGAACTGGACACCTCGTGGCAGGTGCTCGGCGGCCGCGTGCGGGTCGGTGCCCGCCGCTCCCCGCTCCGCTCCCCCGCCCAAGTCGCCGACATGGCACGCTCCGTGGCCCGGCGGCCGGGGTTCCGGCTCGTGGGTCTCATGGCGTACGAGGGTCATGTCGCGGGTGTCGGGGACGCGGTCGCGGGGCGGCCGGTGCGGTCGCGGGCGATCCGGCTGATGCAGACGGCGGCGCGCAAGGAGCTGGCGGTCAGGCGGGCCGAAGTGGTGCGCGCGGTACGGACGGTGGCGCCGGACCTGGAGTTCGTGAACGGCGGCGGCACGGGCAGTGTGCAGCACACCGCGGCCGAGCGCGCGGTGACCGAGATCGCGGCGGGGTCGGGTCTCTACGTGCCGCGCCTGTTCGACAACTACACGTCGTTCACGGGCCGGCCCTCCGCCCTGTTCGCGCAGCCCGTGGTGCGCAGGCCGGGCGTCGGGGTCGTGACCGTCCTCGGCGGCGGATATCCGGCGTCGGGCGCGCCGGGAGCCGACCGGCTGCCGGTGCCGTATCTCCCGGAGGGCCTGCGCTACGACCCGCAGGAGGGCCCGGGCGAGGTGCAGACACCGCTGCTCGGGGCGCCCGCCGACGATCTGCTGATCGGCGACAAGGTGTGGTTCCGGCACGCGAAGGCCGGCGAGCTGTGTGAGCGGTTCGACGTGCTGCGCCTGGTGGAGGGCGACGCGGTGACGGCGAGCGTGCCGACGTACCGCGGTGAGGGCTACACGTTCCTCTGA
- a CDS encoding haloacid dehalogenase-like hydrolase, with amino-acid sequence MRNRDVAAWTSAVVTVLVATALVSPAAAATSAPTTDRACPQLSKKLSWYGQNRARLQRVIDERGTCNGHHGARPVAAFDWDNTVSKNDVTDATIAWSLKHDKILRPASWKKTSKWLTDDADKALTAACGTAVPVGAPLPTSTDTDCTDEIFNIRESGKTMSGAAAFAGEWNHRRTVPQYAWVPQLFAGHTVPELESYAAQARREALAAPVGSTQTLGTHTIPGYVRYYEQQRDLIRTLQKAGFDVYIVSAGSEPVTEVWSGGRDGVGIDRAHTIAIRSVLDDKGRITTYNEGCGGVGRTQGEAIPYIDGKRCWIDQDIFLVKGKSAWEKQRWSKRIALGGGDADTDVTFVGDATGAHLVLNRNKNEVMCRAYDNADGRWVVNPMFIEPLPRKSAGYPCSTAAYNKPEGGFGPVLRQDGSVVPDQADSVY; translated from the coding sequence ATGCGTAACAGAGATGTTGCCGCGTGGACTTCAGCCGTGGTCACCGTCCTGGTGGCCACGGCTCTCGTCTCTCCTGCGGCCGCCGCCACGTCCGCTCCCACCACCGACCGGGCCTGCCCGCAGCTCTCGAAGAAGCTGTCGTGGTACGGCCAGAACCGGGCCCGGCTCCAGCGCGTGATCGACGAGCGCGGGACCTGCAACGGCCACCACGGGGCCCGCCCCGTCGCCGCGTTCGACTGGGACAACACCGTCTCGAAGAACGACGTCACCGACGCGACGATCGCCTGGTCGCTCAAGCACGACAAGATCCTGCGGCCCGCGAGCTGGAAGAAGACCAGCAAGTGGCTGACCGACGACGCCGACAAGGCCCTCACCGCCGCCTGCGGCACCGCCGTACCCGTCGGTGCGCCCCTGCCGACCTCCACCGACACCGACTGCACCGACGAGATCTTCAACATCCGCGAGTCCGGCAAGACCATGAGCGGCGCCGCCGCCTTCGCCGGTGAGTGGAACCACCGGCGCACCGTGCCCCAATACGCCTGGGTGCCGCAGCTGTTCGCCGGACACACCGTCCCCGAACTGGAGTCGTACGCCGCCCAGGCCCGCCGCGAGGCGCTCGCCGCACCCGTCGGCTCGACCCAGACGCTCGGCACGCACACCATCCCCGGCTACGTCCGCTACTACGAGCAGCAGCGCGACCTCATCCGCACGCTGCAGAAGGCCGGGTTCGACGTCTACATCGTGTCGGCCGGGTCCGAGCCCGTGACCGAGGTGTGGTCGGGCGGCCGGGACGGCGTCGGCATCGACCGCGCCCACACCATCGCCATCCGCTCCGTCCTCGACGACAAGGGCCGCATCACCACGTACAACGAAGGCTGCGGCGGGGTCGGACGCACCCAGGGCGAGGCCATCCCGTACATCGACGGCAAGCGGTGCTGGATCGACCAGGACATCTTCCTCGTCAAGGGCAAGTCTGCCTGGGAGAAGCAGCGTTGGAGCAAGCGCATCGCCCTCGGCGGCGGTGACGCCGACACCGACGTCACCTTCGTCGGCGACGCCACCGGCGCGCACCTCGTGCTCAACCGCAACAAGAACGAGGTGATGTGCCGCGCCTACGACAACGCCGACGGGCGCTGGGTCGTGAACCCCATGTTCATCGAACCGCTCCCGCGCAAGTCCGCCGGCTACCCCTGCTCCACGGCCGCGTACAACAAGCCCGAGGGCGGCTTCGGCCCGGTCCTGCGCCAGGACGGCTCCGTCGTGCCCGACCAGGCGGACTCGGTGTACTGA
- the eat gene encoding ethanolamine permease produces the protein MTLDTQNTRPTGDTGDDYLERRTLRRGSAGWLLLTGLGVAYVVSGDYSGWNFGLAQGGFGGLGIAMALMGVMYACMVFSLAELSSVLPTAGGGYGFARRALGPWGGFLTGTAILIEYVLAPAAISIFIGDYVESLGLFGLTSGWPVHLACFLVFIGIHLWGVGEALRFSFVVTGIAVAALLVFAVAAFTDFDASKLNDIPVDTGAFGANSCLPMGLLGIWAAFPFGMWFFLGVEGVPLAAEETKDPARTLPRAIRWSMAILVVLAVLTFLASSGARGSAAIQDAGNPLVEALQPGGRATALSRIVNYAGLAGLVASFFSLIYAGSRQLFALSRAGYLPRFLSLTSRRKAPYLGLLVPGAIGFALAAATGDGARMLNVAVFGATISYALMSLSHIVLRRREPGLERPYRTPGGVLTSSVALVLACAALVATFLVDVTAALIALGVYAVAIGYFGAYSRRHLVARAPEEEFAALAAAEAELERD, from the coding sequence ATGACCTTGGACACCCAGAACACCCGCCCCACCGGTGATACGGGGGACGACTATCTGGAACGCAGAACGCTGCGCCGCGGCAGCGCGGGCTGGCTGCTCCTGACCGGGTTGGGCGTCGCGTACGTCGTCTCCGGCGACTACTCGGGCTGGAACTTCGGCCTGGCGCAGGGCGGCTTCGGCGGCCTCGGGATCGCGATGGCCCTGATGGGCGTCATGTACGCGTGCATGGTGTTCTCCCTGGCCGAGCTGTCCTCGGTGCTGCCCACCGCGGGCGGCGGCTACGGCTTCGCTCGCCGCGCCCTCGGCCCCTGGGGCGGCTTCCTCACCGGCACGGCGATCCTCATCGAGTACGTCCTCGCGCCGGCCGCCATCTCCATCTTCATCGGCGACTACGTCGAGTCGCTCGGCCTGTTCGGCCTGACCTCCGGCTGGCCGGTCCACCTGGCCTGCTTCCTCGTCTTCATCGGCATCCACCTGTGGGGCGTGGGCGAGGCGCTGCGCTTCAGCTTCGTCGTCACCGGCATCGCCGTCGCGGCGCTGCTCGTCTTCGCGGTCGCCGCGTTCACCGACTTCGACGCGTCGAAGCTCAACGACATCCCCGTGGACACGGGCGCGTTCGGGGCCAACTCCTGTCTCCCCATGGGTCTGTTGGGGATCTGGGCGGCGTTCCCGTTCGGCATGTGGTTCTTCCTGGGCGTGGAGGGCGTGCCGCTCGCCGCCGAGGAGACCAAGGACCCGGCACGCACCCTGCCCCGCGCCATCCGCTGGTCCATGGCGATCCTCGTGGTGCTCGCCGTCCTGACGTTCCTCGCCTCGTCGGGGGCGCGCGGCTCGGCCGCGATCCAGGACGCCGGCAACCCGCTCGTCGAGGCGCTCCAGCCCGGCGGCAGGGCGACCGCGCTGAGCCGCATCGTGAACTACGCGGGGCTCGCGGGCCTGGTCGCGTCGTTCTTCTCGCTCATCTACGCGGGCTCGCGCCAGCTCTTCGCGCTCTCCCGCGCGGGCTACCTCCCCCGCTTCCTGTCGCTCACCAGCCGGCGCAAGGCGCCCTACCTCGGCCTGCTCGTGCCGGGCGCGATCGGCTTCGCGCTGGCGGCCGCGACGGGGGACGGTGCCCGCATGCTGAACGTCGCGGTGTTCGGCGCGACGATCTCGTACGCTCTGATGTCCCTGTCGCACATCGTGCTGCGGCGCCGCGAACCGGGCCTCGAGCGGCCGTACCGCACTCCGGGCGGTGTGCTCACGTCCTCCGTGGCGCTGGTCCTCGCGTGCGCGGCGCTGGTCGCCACCTTCCTGGTGGACGTGACGGCGGCGCTGATCGCGCTCGGGGTGTACGCGGTGGCGATCGGGTACTTCGGGGCCTACAGCCGCAGGCATCTGGTGGCGCGGGCCCCCGAGGAGGAGTTCGCGGCGCTCGCGGCGGCAGAGGCCGAACTGGAACGGGACTGA